One Misgurnus anguillicaudatus chromosome 19, ASM2758022v2, whole genome shotgun sequence genomic region harbors:
- the hagh gene encoding hydroxyacylglutathione hydrolase, mitochondrial isoform X1: protein MWFRSLVASACTLGVFGAVTHKFVPTALLHTDLRKSSLVEQSDMKVELLPALTDNYMYLLIDEDTKEAAIVDPVEPQKVVDAVKKHGVKLRTVLTTHHHWDHAGGNEKLLKLMPGLTVYGGDDRVGGLTKKVTHYNTFKVGSLNVKCLFTPCHTSGHICYFVTKENSTEPPAVFTGDTLFVAGCGKFFEGTADEMYKALIEVLGRLPPETRVYCGHEYTINNLKFARHVEPKNEAIRTKLAWAKEKYDSGVPTIPSTMAEEFTYNPFMRVREKSVQEHAGTTDPIEAMKMIRKEKDGFRVPKE from the exons TTCCTACAGCCTTGCTTCACACCGATCTTAGGAAATCATCTCTTGTGGAGCAATCAGACATGAAGGTAGAACTTCTGCCTGCCCTCACTGACAACTACATGTACCTTCTGATTGACGAGGACACAAAGGAAGCTGCCATTGTTGATCCAGTTGAACCCCAAAAG GTTGTGGATGCTGTGAAAAAGCATGGCGTGAAGCTCCGAACGGTCCTAACCACGCACCATCACTG GGATCACGCTGGAGGCAATGAGAAGCTGCTGAAGTTAATGCCAGGACTGACAGTGTACGGGGGAGATGACAGAGTGGGAGGATTAACTAAAAAAGTTACGCACTACAACACTTTTAAAGTG GGATCCCTGAATGTAAAGTGTTTGTTTACGCCATGTCACACCAGTGGTCACATCTGCTACTTTGTAACGAAAGAAAACAGCACAGAACCACCAGCTGTATTCACAG GGGACACTTTGTTTGTGGCTGGATGTGGGAAGTTCTTTGAAGGAACCGCTGATGAGATGTATAAAGCCCTGATAGAGGTTTTAGGTCGTCTTCCTCCAGAGACG CGTGTGTACTGCGGTCACGAGTACACCATCAACAATCTGAAATTCGCACGACATGTTGAGCCAAAAAACGAAGCCATCCGAACAAAACTAGCATGGGCCAAG GAGAAATACGATAGCGGAGTGCCGACAATTCCTTCCACCATGGCAGAAGAGTTCACTTATAATCCATTTATGAGAGTGAG AGAGAAGTCAGTACAAGAGCACGCTGGGACCACCGATCCAATTGAAGCCATGAAAATGATCCGTAAAGAGAAGGACGGCTTTAGGGTTCCCAAGGAATGA
- the hagh gene encoding hydroxyacylglutathione hydrolase, mitochondrial isoform X2, with protein sequence MKVELLPALTDNYMYLLIDEDTKEAAIVDPVEPQKVVDAVKKHGVKLRTVLTTHHHWDHAGGNEKLLKLMPGLTVYGGDDRVGGLTKKVTHYNTFKVGSLNVKCLFTPCHTSGHICYFVTKENSTEPPAVFTGDTLFVAGCGKFFEGTADEMYKALIEVLGRLPPETRVYCGHEYTINNLKFARHVEPKNEAIRTKLAWAKEKYDSGVPTIPSTMAEEFTYNPFMRVREKSVQEHAGTTDPIEAMKMIRKEKDGFRVPKE encoded by the exons ATGAAGGTAGAACTTCTGCCTGCCCTCACTGACAACTACATGTACCTTCTGATTGACGAGGACACAAAGGAAGCTGCCATTGTTGATCCAGTTGAACCCCAAAAG GTTGTGGATGCTGTGAAAAAGCATGGCGTGAAGCTCCGAACGGTCCTAACCACGCACCATCACTG GGATCACGCTGGAGGCAATGAGAAGCTGCTGAAGTTAATGCCAGGACTGACAGTGTACGGGGGAGATGACAGAGTGGGAGGATTAACTAAAAAAGTTACGCACTACAACACTTTTAAAGTG GGATCCCTGAATGTAAAGTGTTTGTTTACGCCATGTCACACCAGTGGTCACATCTGCTACTTTGTAACGAAAGAAAACAGCACAGAACCACCAGCTGTATTCACAG GGGACACTTTGTTTGTGGCTGGATGTGGGAAGTTCTTTGAAGGAACCGCTGATGAGATGTATAAAGCCCTGATAGAGGTTTTAGGTCGTCTTCCTCCAGAGACG CGTGTGTACTGCGGTCACGAGTACACCATCAACAATCTGAAATTCGCACGACATGTTGAGCCAAAAAACGAAGCCATCCGAACAAAACTAGCATGGGCCAAG GAGAAATACGATAGCGGAGTGCCGACAATTCCTTCCACCATGGCAGAAGAGTTCACTTATAATCCATTTATGAGAGTGAG AGAGAAGTCAGTACAAGAGCACGCTGGGACCACCGATCCAATTGAAGCCATGAAAATGATCCGTAAAGAGAAGGACGGCTTTAGGGTTCCCAAGGAATGA